In the genome of Tripterygium wilfordii isolate XIE 37 chromosome 19, ASM1340144v1, whole genome shotgun sequence, one region contains:
- the LOC119985590 gene encoding putative two-component response regulator ARR21, whose amino-acid sequence MGLNSDNRSFSHEDMWLGNVVMIDLQEDGNMELGFLRLESLKAFYSAGVCKRRSKGYEKMEIGVGEDTSLSLDVTNKLETHVMVVDDDSTTLALVAAMLKTWKYQVVAVRNPMDALSTLRISHTQFDLVVTDLHMPQMNGIELQRQVEEEFKIPVVIMSSNDEESVILETLEGGAVFYLVKPVTRDDLKNVWQYSVSAKNKGKAAVVVEEIGTNTHNDIIGHGSSSPDDDDDDDEKMSFENSNNRDQGSSSSFANEGKTSGGGTDINRRKNKRKDSNNKGKSKKMNKEDDGDDDDDESRAPKKAKVVWTNSLHNRFLQAIRHIGLDRAVPKKILEFMAMPGLTRENVASHLQKYRLFLKRVAEQGTASCKTLTDRALRSSFATGHPWLMFNNLQQNYPHNLNLQMGRQFQLQFHPGFGFPASLTASSLGLTRHPYNQQGASTSNAVTPRLGYGQSSLLNYNQSHFSTSLFGNRNLVDYQANNRSVLGSNYDDINGTSLPSQRAAGLSNVLLSGTASSSSGHIYQQQNQARPHLYTNTTPLFDFGSDSTPNTTNNNFGGIRGAGDGQLINGQGQIRFDNSTNLSSGLDQGGYGLMNATSNSNNNVNLSPVQTNQIPSTFGNNVGQQASATELPPLPQQQYHELSGNNNGAAGGENFTSNLLINNNISNPPFDNNAQQLGGTGDLSDIFLQPTTEFQKQEGKSVQGVDFMEGSFDADVSPTFSELLNIVDFPSSYHVDDYDPWDEQLLGQIPGTDEVRNPNLGANAYPLEGYTPILKEQQNGGSHIMDSGDELSRIFQRGNANTGNQQSNDLDMEDDFLDALLDGSAPF is encoded by the exons atgggtctaaactcggacAATAGAAGTTTCTCACATGAAGATatg TGGTTAGGGAATGTGGTCATGATTGATTTGCAAGAGGATGGCAACATGGAACTCGGCTTCCTTAGATTAGAGAGTTTGAAGGCTTTCTAT AGTGCAGGTGTTTGTAAGAGAAGGAGTAAAGGTTATGAGAAAATGGAGATAGGAGTTGGGGAAGATACTTCATTAAGCCTTGATGTCACTAACAAATTAGAGACCCATGTAATGGTTGTCGATGATGATTCAACTACTCTTGCTCTTGTTGCTGCCATGCTTAAAACCTGGAAGTACcaag TTGTGGCAGTAAGAAATCCGATGGATGCTTTATCAACTCTCCGAATAAGTCATACACAATTCGATCTAGTCGTGACCGATTTGCACATGCCTCAAATGAATGGAATTGAACTTCAAAGACAAGTAGAGGAAGAATTCAAAATCCCTGTTGTCA TCATGTCATCGAACGATGAAGAAAGTGTGATACTGGAGACACTAGAGGGTGGTGCAGTGTTTTATTTAGTGAAACCGGTGACCCGCGACGATCTCAAGAACGTATGGCAATACAGTGTTTCTGCTAAGAACAAAGGCAAAGCAGCTGTTGTTGTGGAAGAGATTggaacaaacacacacaacgaTATTATTGGACATGGATCTTCATCacctgatgatgatgatgatgatgatgagaaaatgtcatttgaaAATAGTAATAATAGAGATCAAGGATCTTCATCCTCATTTGCAAATGAAGGAAAAACTAGTGGTGGTGGGACTGATATTAATCGTCGTAAGAATAAAAGAAAGGATTCAAATAATAAGGGAAAATCGAAGAAAATGAATAAGGAAGACGATGgtgacgacgacgacgacgaatCTCGTGCACCCAAAAAGGCCAAGGTGGTTTGGACTAACTCTCTTCATAATCGCTTCTTACAGGCCATCAGGCATATAGGACTTGACA GGGCTGTTCCAAAAAAGATTCTTGAATTCATGGCCATGCCAGGCCTAACAAGAGAGAATGTCGCCAGCCATTTGCAG AAATACCGACTCTTCTTGAAGAGGGTCGCAGAGCAGGGCACAGCTTCATGCAAGACATTGACAGACAGGGCTTTAAGGTCAAGCTTTGCAACAGGGCATCCATGGCTGATGTTCAACAATCTCCAGCAAAACTATCCTCACAATCTCAATCTCCAGATGGGAAGACAGTTCCAGCTCCAGTTCCATCCAGGTTTTGGATTCCCAGCTTCTCTCACTGCTTCAAGCCTTGGCCTTACTCGCCATCCTTATAACCAGCAGGGAGCTTCAACTTCCAACGCTGTTACGCCTCGTCTTGGATACGGACAGTCCTCCCTGTTGAACTACAATCAATCCCATTTCAGTACATCATTGTTTGGAAACCGTAATCTCGTTGATTATCAGGCTAATAATCGGTCTGTTTTGGGATCAAACTACGACGATATTAATGGAACAAGTCTCCCATCTCAGCGGGCAGCTGGTCTCTCAAATGTACTGTTGAGTGGTACTGCAAGTTCCTCATCAGGCCATATCTACCAGCAACAGAATCAAGCAAGGCCTCATCTTTACACAAACACTACTCCACTCTTCGACTTTGGCTCTGATTCCACCCCCAACACTACTAACAACAACTTTGGAGGAATCCGAGGTGCCGGTGATGGGCAGCTCATTAATGGACAAGGCCAAATCAGGTTCGATAACAGTACTAACCTTTCAAGTGGACTTGATCAGGGTGGCTATGGCTTGATGAATGCGACTAGCAATAGTAATAACAATGTGAATCTGTCACCTGTTCAGACAAACCAAATCCCATCAACATTTGGTAATAATGTGGGTCAGCAAGCAAGTGCTACAGAGCTTCCACCATTGCCACAACAGCAGTATCATGAGCTTAGTGGTAATAATAATGGAGCTGCTGGAGGAGAAAATTTTACTTCCAATCTGCTTATCAATAATAATATTTCCAATCCTCCATTTGACAACAATGCTCAACAGCTTGGGGGTACTGGTGACCTTAGTGACATTTTCTTGCAACCCACCACTGAATTTCAG AAACAAGAGGGGAAAAGTGTCCAGGGAGTTGACTTCATGGAGGGCTCATTTGATGCTGACGTGAGTCCAACTTTCAGTGAACTCCTGAATATTGTTGACTTCCCTAGCTCTTACCATGTTGATGACTATGATCCTTGGGATGAACAATTACTTGGCCAG ATCCCTGGTACTGATGAAGTGAGGAACCCTAACTTGGGTGCAAATGCATATCCTCTAGAAGGTTACACTCCAATCCTTAAAGAG CAACAGAACGGGGGCTCTCATATCATGGACTCTGGCGATGAGCTCAGTCGCATATTTCAGAGAGGCAATGCAAACACGGGGAATCAGCAATCTAATGATCTG GACATGGAAGATGACTTCCTGGATGCCCTGCTAGATGGGAGTGCACCATTTTGA
- the LOC119985147 gene encoding F-box protein PP2-A13-like, whose amino-acid sequence MGAGFSSFSRENNGEMSSPMKLNLGDVPESCVSAIFMYLDPPEICRLARLNRAFRGASSADFVWESKLPSNYKFLAKEILDQSPESLGKKEIYAKLSTPNFFDGGTKQAWLDKSSGKICLSISYQALRITGIDDRRYWSHVVSEESRYQAIAYLQQIWWFEVVGEVDFEFPPGTYSLFFRLQLGKSSRKFGRRVCNVDQVHGWNIKPVRFQLSTSNGHRASSECHLHEPGDWHHYHVGDFVVHTLNTPMKIKFSMMQIDCTHTKGGLCLDSVFIYPSEFRERFK is encoded by the exons ATGGGGGCGGGATTTTCGAGTTTTTCCCGAGAGAATAATGGAGAAATGAGTTCTCCAATGAAACTTAATCTCGGCGATGTACCGGAGAGTTGTGTTTCGGccatatttatgtatttggatCCGCCGGAGATTTGTAGATTGGCGAGGTTGAACAGGGCTTTTCGTGGCGCTTCTTCTGCTGACTTTGTGTGGGAATCAAAGCTGCCTTCCAATTATAAGTTTCTTGCCAAGGAAATTCTTGATCAATCTCCGGAGAGCTTGGGGAAGAAGGAGATTTATGCTAAGTTGTCCACACCCAATTTCTTTGATGGTGGCACCAAG CAAGCATGGTTGGATAAGAGTAGTGGTAAGATTTGTCTATCAATCTCATACCAAGCGTTGAGAATAACCGGTATTGATGATCGGAGATATTGGAGTCATGTTGTGTCCGAGGAATCCAG ATATCAAGCAATTGCGTATCTTCAACAAATTTGGTGGTTTGAAGTGGTGGGTGAAGTAGATTTTGAATTCCCACCAGGAACATATAGCCTCTTCTTTAGGTTACAACTAGGCAAATCCTCAAGAAAATTTGGTAGGAGGGTGTGCAATGTTGATCAAGTCCATGGCTGGAACATTAAACCCGTCCGATTTCAACTATCAACATCCAACGGCCACCGTGCTTCATCGGAGTGTCACTTGCATGAACCAGGTGACTGGCACCACTACCATGTGGGTGATTTTGTAGTGCATACCCTCAACACACCAATGAAGATCAAGTTCTCCATGATGCAGATTGATTGCACACACACCAAAGGTGGTCTATGTTTAGATTCTGTGTTTATATACCCAAGTGAGTTTAGAGAAAGATTCAAATAG
- the LOC119985352 gene encoding probable transcriptional regulator SLK2 isoform X2, giving the protein MLNSVANSGPSVGASSLVTDANSALSGGPHLQRSASINTESYMRLPASPMSFSSNNISVSGSSVVDGSSIIQQGNHQDVSAQHARQGQQLQQLGVSGATSLPTSQSGQVALPMGQRAPGSFISDPNNITQAHKKPRLDIKQEDIMQQILQRQDSMQLQGRNPQLQVLLQQQRLRQQQQILQSMPQLQRTQLQQQQQQQQQMQLRQQMQQQAMQPVSAMKRPDGGICARRLMQYLYHQRQRPPDNSIAYWRKFVAEYYSPRAKKRWCLSLYDNVGHHALGVFPQAAMDAWQCEICGSKSGKGFEATFEVLPRLNEIKFGSGVIDELLFLDLPREYRFMSGIMLLEYGKAVQESVYEQLRVVREGQLRIVFTQDLKILSWEFCARRHEELFPRRLVAPQVNQLLQVAQKCQSTIAESGSDGVSQQDLQTNSNMVLTAGRQLAKSMELQSLNDLGFSKRYVRCLQIAEVVNSMKDLIDYCKEHKAGPIDGLKNYPRHASAAKLQMQKMQEMEQLANAQGLPTDRNTLNKLMALQPGGNNHMSNNHQMVGRGALSGSAQAALALTNYQNMLMRQNSMSSNPNSLQLEASSSFNSTNQTPTSNFQGTTAFISGSMQNLPGSGYSSPHLTSQQSQRSLGANNLLQQNHSPSSQGSQVLQQQMIQQMLQEMSSNNGAGVQQQSIVGQSTVRSGMGCGNNNSAATPSVSGGAVRPAPSRSNSFKAGSNSDSSPAGGNNGFNQRASDLPQNLHLPEDIAQDIANEFTENGFFNSDLDDNIGYGWKA; this is encoded by the exons ATGTTGAATAGTGTGGCAAATTCAGGACCAAGTGTGGGTGCTAGTTCTTTGGTTACAGATGCAAATTCTGCACTTTCTGGGGGTCCTCATCTGCAGAGAAGCGCGAGCATCAATACTGAGTCATATATGCGGTTACCAGCATCGCCAATGTCATTTTCATCCAATAATATAAGTGTTTCAGGTTCATCAGTTGTTGATGGGTCCTCTATAATACAGCAGGGAAATCATCAAGACGTGTCTGCTCAACATGCGCGGCAGGGTCAGCAGCTGCAACAACTAGGGGTTTCCGGTGCTACGTCATTGCCCACATCACAAAGTGGCCAAGTTGCACTACCCATGGGCCAACGGGCCCCTGGGTCCTTCATTTCAGATCCTAACAATATTACCCAGGCACATAAGAAGCCACGATTGGATATTAAGCAAGAAGATATCATGCAACAGATACTGCAGAGGCAGGATTCCATGCAGTTGCAAGGCCGCAATCCACAGTTACAAGTGCTGCTTCAGCAGCAGAGACTGAGGCAACAGCAGCAGATTCTGCAGTCCATGCCACAATTGCAAAGAACCCAATTAcagcaacaacagcagcagcagcagcagatgcAGTTGAGGCAGCAAATGCAACAACAAGCCATGCAGCCAGTATCTGCTATGAAGCGTCCTGATGGTGGTATATGTGCCCGTAGGCTTATGCAGTACCTATATCATCAGCGGCAACGGCCACCA GATAATTCTATTGCCTATTGGAGGAAATTTGTTGCTGAGTACTATTCTCCTCGTGCAAAGAAGCGATGGTGCTTGTCCTTGTATGACAATGTTGGTCATCATGCTCTTGGTGTTTTTCCCCAGGCAGCTATG gaTGCATGGCAGTGTGAAATCTGTGGCTCTAAATCTGGAAAAGGATTTG AGGCAACCTTTGAAGTGCTTCCACGACtcaatgaaatcaaatttgGCAGTGGTGTGATCGATGAGCTTTTGTTTTTGGACTTGCCACGCGAATACAGATTTATGTCGGGAATAATGTTGTTAGAATACGGAAAAGCAGTTCAAGAGAGTGTGTATGAGCAACTTCGTGTTGTTCGTGAGGGTCAGCTCCGAATTGTATTCACCCAGGACTTGAAG ATACTGTCATGGGAATTTTGTGCGCGGCGCCACGAAGAACTTTTCCCCCGTAGGTTGGTTGCTCCCCAG GTGAACCAGTTGCTTCAGGTTGCTCAAAAGTGTCAGAGCACGATTGCTGAAAGTGGATCTGATGGGGTTTCTCAGCAGGACTTGCAAACAAACAGTAATAT GGTCTTGACAGCTGGTCGTCAGCTTGCAAAAAGTATGGAGCTCCAGTCATTAAATGACCTTGGTTTCTCCAAAAGATATGTCAGGTGTCTTCAG ATTGCCGAAGTCGTGAACAGCATGAAAGATCTAATTGATTACTGCAAGGAACACAAAGCTGGACCTATTG ATGGTCTGAAAAATTATCCTCGACATGCCAGTGCAGCTAAGCTCCAGATGCAAAAGATGCAGGAAATGGAGCAGCTAGCAAATGCCCAGGGTCTGCCAACTGACCGAAATACCCTCAACAAATTGATGGCATTGCAACCTGGAGGAAACAACCATATGAGCAACAACCATCAGATGGTTGGTAGGGGTGCTTTAAGTGGTTCAGCACAGGCTGCTCTGGCACTGACTAATTACCAGAATATGCTCATGAGGCAGAATTCAATGAGTTCAAATCCCAACTCACTTCAACTAGAGGCATCATCATCTTTTAATAGTACCAACCAAACTCCAACTTCAAATTTCCAAGGAACCACTGCTTTCATCTCTGGGTCAATGCAGAACTTGCCTGGTAGTGGCTATTCAAGCCCCCATCTAACTTCACAGCAGTCGCAGCGTTCATTGGGTGCTAATAACCTTCTCCAGCAGAACCATTCGCCATCTTCCCAAGGCAGCCAGGTCTTACAACAGCAGATGATACAGCAAATGCTACAAGAGATGTCCAGTAACAATGGTGCAGGTGTCCAGCAGCAGTCGATTGTGGGACAGAGTACAGTGAGAAGTGGAATGGGATGTGGAAACAATAATTCGGCAGCAACCCCTAGTGTGTCAGGAGGAGCTGTGCGTCCTGCTCCCAGCCGGAGCAACAGTTTTAAAGCTGGTTCAAATAGTGATTCTTCTCCTGCTGGTGGCAATAATGGATTTAACCAGCGAGCATCAGACTTGCCTCAGAATCTCCATTTGCCGGAGGATATTGCTCAAGATATAGCCAATGAATTCACAGAAAATGGTTTTTTTAACAGTGACCTTGACGATAATATCGGATATGGCTGGAAGGCATGA
- the LOC119985352 gene encoding probable transcriptional regulator SLK2 isoform X1, which produces MAPSRVAGGLTHSSSSSGIFFQGDGQYQTVVNSHLGSSFGNSPNSIPTTGRPNLGLLSGDQNNAMLNSVANSGPSVGASSLVTDANSALSGGPHLQRSASINTESYMRLPASPMSFSSNNISVSGSSVVDGSSIIQQGNHQDVSAQHARQGQQLQQLGVSGATSLPTSQSGQVALPMGQRAPGSFISDPNNITQAHKKPRLDIKQEDIMQQILQRQDSMQLQGRNPQLQVLLQQQRLRQQQQILQSMPQLQRTQLQQQQQQQQQMQLRQQMQQQAMQPVSAMKRPDGGICARRLMQYLYHQRQRPPDNSIAYWRKFVAEYYSPRAKKRWCLSLYDNVGHHALGVFPQAAMDAWQCEICGSKSGKGFEATFEVLPRLNEIKFGSGVIDELLFLDLPREYRFMSGIMLLEYGKAVQESVYEQLRVVREGQLRIVFTQDLKILSWEFCARRHEELFPRRLVAPQVNQLLQVAQKCQSTIAESGSDGVSQQDLQTNSNMVLTAGRQLAKSMELQSLNDLGFSKRYVRCLQIAEVVNSMKDLIDYCKEHKAGPIDGLKNYPRHASAAKLQMQKMQEMEQLANAQGLPTDRNTLNKLMALQPGGNNHMSNNHQMVGRGALSGSAQAALALTNYQNMLMRQNSMSSNPNSLQLEASSSFNSTNQTPTSNFQGTTAFISGSMQNLPGSGYSSPHLTSQQSQRSLGANNLLQQNHSPSSQGSQVLQQQMIQQMLQEMSSNNGAGVQQQSIVGQSTVRSGMGCGNNNSAATPSVSGGAVRPAPSRSNSFKAGSNSDSSPAGGNNGFNQRASDLPQNLHLPEDIAQDIANEFTENGFFNSDLDDNIGYGWKA; this is translated from the exons ATGGCCCCTTCTCGGGTGGCTGGAGGGTTAACCCATTCTTCCTCGAGTTCTGGAATTTTCTTCCAAGGAGATGGGCAGTACCAGACTGTTGTTAATTCTCATTTGGGTTCATCATTTGGAAACTCGCCTAACTCTATTCCCACAACTGGACGTCCCAATCTAGGTCTTCTTTCTGGGGATCAGAACAATGCAATGTTGAATAGTGTGGCAAATTCAGGACCAAGTGTGGGTGCTAGTTCTTTGGTTACAGATGCAAATTCTGCACTTTCTGGGGGTCCTCATCTGCAGAGAAGCGCGAGCATCAATACTGAGTCATATATGCGGTTACCAGCATCGCCAATGTCATTTTCATCCAATAATATAAGTGTTTCAGGTTCATCAGTTGTTGATGGGTCCTCTATAATACAGCAGGGAAATCATCAAGACGTGTCTGCTCAACATGCGCGGCAGGGTCAGCAGCTGCAACAACTAGGGGTTTCCGGTGCTACGTCATTGCCCACATCACAAAGTGGCCAAGTTGCACTACCCATGGGCCAACGGGCCCCTGGGTCCTTCATTTCAGATCCTAACAATATTACCCAGGCACATAAGAAGCCACGATTGGATATTAAGCAAGAAGATATCATGCAACAGATACTGCAGAGGCAGGATTCCATGCAGTTGCAAGGCCGCAATCCACAGTTACAAGTGCTGCTTCAGCAGCAGAGACTGAGGCAACAGCAGCAGATTCTGCAGTCCATGCCACAATTGCAAAGAACCCAATTAcagcaacaacagcagcagcagcagcagatgcAGTTGAGGCAGCAAATGCAACAACAAGCCATGCAGCCAGTATCTGCTATGAAGCGTCCTGATGGTGGTATATGTGCCCGTAGGCTTATGCAGTACCTATATCATCAGCGGCAACGGCCACCA GATAATTCTATTGCCTATTGGAGGAAATTTGTTGCTGAGTACTATTCTCCTCGTGCAAAGAAGCGATGGTGCTTGTCCTTGTATGACAATGTTGGTCATCATGCTCTTGGTGTTTTTCCCCAGGCAGCTATG gaTGCATGGCAGTGTGAAATCTGTGGCTCTAAATCTGGAAAAGGATTTG AGGCAACCTTTGAAGTGCTTCCACGACtcaatgaaatcaaatttgGCAGTGGTGTGATCGATGAGCTTTTGTTTTTGGACTTGCCACGCGAATACAGATTTATGTCGGGAATAATGTTGTTAGAATACGGAAAAGCAGTTCAAGAGAGTGTGTATGAGCAACTTCGTGTTGTTCGTGAGGGTCAGCTCCGAATTGTATTCACCCAGGACTTGAAG ATACTGTCATGGGAATTTTGTGCGCGGCGCCACGAAGAACTTTTCCCCCGTAGGTTGGTTGCTCCCCAG GTGAACCAGTTGCTTCAGGTTGCTCAAAAGTGTCAGAGCACGATTGCTGAAAGTGGATCTGATGGGGTTTCTCAGCAGGACTTGCAAACAAACAGTAATAT GGTCTTGACAGCTGGTCGTCAGCTTGCAAAAAGTATGGAGCTCCAGTCATTAAATGACCTTGGTTTCTCCAAAAGATATGTCAGGTGTCTTCAG ATTGCCGAAGTCGTGAACAGCATGAAAGATCTAATTGATTACTGCAAGGAACACAAAGCTGGACCTATTG ATGGTCTGAAAAATTATCCTCGACATGCCAGTGCAGCTAAGCTCCAGATGCAAAAGATGCAGGAAATGGAGCAGCTAGCAAATGCCCAGGGTCTGCCAACTGACCGAAATACCCTCAACAAATTGATGGCATTGCAACCTGGAGGAAACAACCATATGAGCAACAACCATCAGATGGTTGGTAGGGGTGCTTTAAGTGGTTCAGCACAGGCTGCTCTGGCACTGACTAATTACCAGAATATGCTCATGAGGCAGAATTCAATGAGTTCAAATCCCAACTCACTTCAACTAGAGGCATCATCATCTTTTAATAGTACCAACCAAACTCCAACTTCAAATTTCCAAGGAACCACTGCTTTCATCTCTGGGTCAATGCAGAACTTGCCTGGTAGTGGCTATTCAAGCCCCCATCTAACTTCACAGCAGTCGCAGCGTTCATTGGGTGCTAATAACCTTCTCCAGCAGAACCATTCGCCATCTTCCCAAGGCAGCCAGGTCTTACAACAGCAGATGATACAGCAAATGCTACAAGAGATGTCCAGTAACAATGGTGCAGGTGTCCAGCAGCAGTCGATTGTGGGACAGAGTACAGTGAGAAGTGGAATGGGATGTGGAAACAATAATTCGGCAGCAACCCCTAGTGTGTCAGGAGGAGCTGTGCGTCCTGCTCCCAGCCGGAGCAACAGTTTTAAAGCTGGTTCAAATAGTGATTCTTCTCCTGCTGGTGGCAATAATGGATTTAACCAGCGAGCATCAGACTTGCCTCAGAATCTCCATTTGCCGGAGGATATTGCTCAAGATATAGCCAATGAATTCACAGAAAATGGTTTTTTTAACAGTGACCTTGACGATAATATCGGATATGGCTGGAAGGCATGA